From a region of the Paenibacillus sp. R14(2021) genome:
- a CDS encoding spore germination protein produces the protein MQQILPGKQMADEVTKRLGHSTDLTCQKLQLAEGLDGFIIFLGTLVADSQIEEWIVGPLIRARDLGHAASSSPAENMVDHIFSVRRQTLNNVDECIAAVLEGQCLLIPEDGKSVVSYDVSKIQYRSVTEPITESVIRGPREGFIEDVDCNVSLIRKRLKSEQLVFEKIIVGSVTKTKLFLSYMHDTAPAAVVDEFRQRLLSIQTDSILESAYIEEWIQNKGLSPFPQLISTERPDVVTAKLIEGQVAVMTDGTPFVLVGPITFFQLFVSPEDYYQRADIAILLRWLRMFAFLLAVFVPPLFIAVVSYHQEMLPTTLLINLAAQREAVPFPAFIEALIMMITFELLREAGLRMPRIAGQTISIVGALVLGQAAVEAGLVSAAMVIVVSLTAISNFISPSYSFGISQRILQFIFMALAGVMGLFGIMCGGFFLLIHLSSLRSFGVNYMTPVAPLILSDWKDTLVRVPRKYMAHLSEKKPFQTNKSER, from the coding sequence ATGCAGCAAATATTGCCCGGTAAGCAAATGGCCGACGAGGTTACGAAGCGACTGGGACATTCAACGGACTTGACCTGTCAGAAGCTTCAGCTTGCTGAAGGACTCGATGGCTTTATTATCTTCCTGGGCACGCTCGTCGCCGACAGCCAAATCGAAGAGTGGATCGTCGGGCCGCTGATTCGGGCGCGCGATTTAGGTCACGCTGCTTCTTCTTCCCCCGCCGAAAACATGGTCGATCATATTTTCTCGGTGCGCAGGCAGACGCTGAACAATGTCGACGAATGCATCGCCGCTGTGCTTGAAGGGCAGTGCCTGTTAATTCCCGAGGACGGGAAATCCGTTGTCAGCTATGATGTCTCCAAGATACAATATCGTTCCGTGACGGAGCCGATTACGGAGTCGGTCATCCGCGGTCCGCGCGAAGGCTTTATCGAAGACGTCGACTGCAACGTGTCCTTGATTCGCAAACGGCTGAAGTCCGAACAACTCGTCTTCGAGAAGATTATCGTCGGCAGCGTCACCAAAACAAAATTGTTCTTGTCCTATATGCATGATACAGCTCCCGCTGCCGTCGTCGATGAATTCCGGCAGCGGCTTCTTTCCATCCAAACCGACAGCATTCTCGAAAGCGCCTATATCGAGGAATGGATCCAGAATAAAGGCCTGTCTCCATTCCCGCAACTGATCAGCACGGAAAGGCCGGATGTCGTCACCGCCAAATTGATCGAGGGTCAGGTTGCCGTCATGACGGATGGCACGCCTTTCGTTCTTGTGGGCCCCATCACGTTTTTCCAGTTGTTCGTCTCGCCTGAGGATTACTACCAGAGGGCCGACATCGCCATCCTGCTTCGATGGCTGCGGATGTTCGCGTTCCTGCTGGCCGTATTCGTGCCGCCGCTGTTCATCGCGGTCGTCAGCTACCATCAGGAAATGCTGCCTACGACGCTGCTGATCAATCTGGCCGCTCAGCGGGAAGCAGTACCATTCCCTGCATTCATCGAAGCGCTCATTATGATGATCACCTTCGAACTGCTTCGCGAAGCAGGACTTCGAATGCCGCGAATCGCCGGACAGACCATCTCCATCGTCGGCGCGCTGGTGCTTGGACAGGCCGCCGTCGAAGCCGGGCTCGTATCCGCGGCTATGGTTATCGTCGTCTCGTTAACTGCGATATCTAATTTTATCTCGCCTAGTTATTCATTCGGCATCTCGCAGCGGATACTACAGTTCATCTTCATGGCGCTAGCCGGCGTAATGGGCTTATTCGGCATCATGTGCGGCGGATTTTTCCTATTGATCCATCTGTCTTCCCTGCGCTCGTTCGGCGTCAATTACATGACGCCCGTTGCCCCCCTCATCCTCTCCGATTGGAAGGATACGCTCGTTCGGGTGCCGCGCAAATATATGGCTCATCTCTCGGAGAAAAAGCCGTTTCAAACGAACAAGTCCGAAAGGTGA
- a CDS encoding Ger(x)C family spore germination C-terminal domain-containing protein, translated as MKEINQLAIVNIGSVDKDPKTGRVTAIFQIVNPSGVSAKGGGSTKASVYSYKFEESSLGRITEITGTAMPRLLFAAHMQCYIVTERYARLGLTDMINFLERNPERRTNVLVLVTDSPLSEVLNTFTPLEIVPGRFFRSLLDLNADFLGSSASMTRMKDLAEGISTYQPAIVPIVHFNGTRRAASASRLDDIDARKNGLNLTDSAVIVKGRMVGRIDREMQKIDYILNHRATKSVFSLNVKGSRVDVQAYHIQVGRKQDHANKRLTFRIRADLTILNNQQTSMMTLGNLHDVEQAFNSHLIERANDLIKLAKKNRWDLLGLQNHRVSEEAWLGMDFKFQTESKVTMLGNTIKPYNSRENGD; from the coding sequence ATGAAAGAAATCAATCAATTGGCGATCGTGAATATCGGCTCGGTGGACAAGGATCCGAAGACAGGCCGCGTCACGGCGATTTTTCAAATCGTCAATCCGTCCGGCGTCTCGGCCAAAGGCGGCGGCTCTACGAAAGCTTCCGTGTATTCGTACAAATTTGAAGAGTCCAGCCTCGGCAGGATAACCGAGATTACGGGAACGGCGATGCCGCGCTTGCTGTTCGCCGCTCATATGCAGTGCTACATTGTAACCGAACGTTACGCGAGGCTTGGCCTAACGGACATGATTAATTTCCTCGAACGGAATCCGGAGCGTCGTACGAACGTGCTCGTGCTGGTGACGGATTCCCCGCTCTCGGAAGTGCTGAACACGTTCACGCCGCTCGAGATCGTGCCCGGCCGGTTTTTCCGTTCGTTATTGGATTTGAACGCAGATTTCCTCGGTTCGTCGGCCTCGATGACGCGCATGAAGGATTTGGCGGAGGGCATCTCCACGTATCAGCCGGCGATCGTGCCCATCGTTCACTTTAACGGCACGCGGAGAGCCGCTTCGGCAAGTCGGCTCGACGACATTGATGCCCGCAAGAATGGCCTCAATCTGACGGACAGCGCCGTTATCGTCAAGGGCAGAATGGTCGGCCGAATCGACAGAGAAATGCAGAAAATAGACTACATTCTGAATCATAGGGCGACCAAATCTGTTTTCAGCCTGAATGTGAAAGGTTCACGCGTCGATGTACAAGCGTATCATATCCAGGTAGGGCGCAAACAGGATCATGCGAACAAGCGGTTAACGTTCCGCATCCGCGCCGATTTGACGATTTTGAACAACCAACAAACCAGCATGATGACGCTCGGCAATCTTCACGATGTCGAGCAAGCCTTTAACTCGCACCTCATTGAACGCGCCAACGATTTGATCAAGCTGGCGAAGAAGAACCGCTGGGATTTATTAGGACTGCAAAACCATCGCGTATCCGAAGAAGCATGGCTCGGGATGGACTTCAAGTTTCAGACGGAATCGAAGGTTACGATGCTAGGCAACACGATAAAGCCATACAATTCGCGTGAAAACGGAGATTAA
- a CDS encoding sugar phosphate isomerase/epimerase — protein MSVGLLAHLLGKLPYKHLAERVAERGVDYVQLALSKAISDVDFSLGRMSPGLANEVGGAFADQRVGIAVLGCYASLIEPDDDLYRHNVDRFKEHLRHARHFGASIVATEVGVPKDPARFAENEERLNRALEELVEEAERWGVTIGLEAAQGHLIASAETLASSLERFPSSCLGVVLDPCNLMNAAALDDQDEVIRNAFRLLGPRIVSAHAKDLKRGENGEITFTAAGLGDLNYPLFWELLEGHKPYGFVTLEDVQVEQLAAATRFVRDGRAAART, from the coding sequence ATGTCGGTTGGCTTATTGGCGCACTTGCTGGGGAAACTCCCATACAAACACTTGGCGGAGAGGGTTGCTGAACGAGGGGTTGATTATGTACAGCTTGCGCTGTCCAAGGCGATCTCGGACGTGGATTTTTCATTGGGGCGCATGAGTCCGGGATTAGCTAACGAAGTAGGCGGCGCGTTCGCGGACCAACGCGTCGGCATCGCGGTACTTGGTTGCTATGCCAGCTTGATTGAGCCGGATGACGACCTGTATCGGCATAATGTCGATCGATTTAAGGAGCATCTGCGCCATGCGCGGCATTTTGGAGCTTCGATCGTAGCGACCGAGGTTGGCGTACCCAAGGACCCCGCTCGATTTGCGGAAAACGAAGAACGACTTAACCGGGCGTTGGAAGAATTGGTCGAAGAAGCCGAACGTTGGGGTGTCACGATTGGCTTGGAAGCGGCGCAAGGGCACTTGATTGCTTCGGCGGAAACGCTGGCATCATCGTTAGAACGGTTTCCTTCCTCTTGCCTCGGCGTCGTACTCGATCCGTGTAACTTAATGAATGCGGCTGCGCTGGATGATCAAGACGAGGTGATAAGGAACGCATTTCGCTTGCTTGGGCCGCGTATCGTTAGCGCGCATGCCAAGGATCTAAAGCGCGGGGAAAACGGAGAGATCACTTTTACGGCAGCTGGACTGGGCGATCTAAACTATCCATTATTCTGGGAATTGCTAGAGGGGCATAAGCCATATGGCTTCGTCACGCTTGAAGACGTTCAAGTGGAGCAACTGGCTGCCGCAACCCGTTTTGTGCGTGACGGCCGAGCAGCAGCGCGAACGTAA